CACCTTCAAAATCCGCATGTCTCACCGCTCCGACGTCAAGAGCGCCTCGGAGGATTGCGAGATTCACCTGGCCGGAGAGCTGCTCGATTTTCCGGTAGGCGACCCGGAGTTCCTGGTCGTTGAACCGCCAAACCTGTGCCGGTTCATGCCGGGCCAGACGGCGCCCGCGACCGGGTCCACGAAAGCGGCGTGGCGCAACCTGTTCGACACGAAAGTCCTGAACAAGGACTGCGAGGTCACGGGCTTTCCGCGGTTCTACACCGAGCATGCTTCGGGCAGCGCCGGCCCGTCGAATCCCAATCACATCTTCGAGATTCATCCGGCGACGGCGATCAGCTGCAACCCGGCGCTGGCGCCGCTGGAGTTCAAGAAGTTCTTCGTAGGTTTCCAGGGGCTGAAGCACATTCAGCCGGCTTCCGCGGACCAGTGCCTGGAGACGTTGCGGCTGTGGGTCCGCTTCCATAACGAGGGCGGCGAAGGCTGGTATGAGTTCTTCGAGCAGAAGAGCCCCCGGTGCGGCAATCTTGCCATCATCGAAGCCGCGAGCGTCCCCAAGGAATGGGTCCGGAAGACCGGCGGCGGGCACACGGCCATCGCCCGCGTGACCGCGGACGGCGGAACGCGCCGCACGCTCAAGCTCTACTCGGTCGAGGGCACTGCCGCCGACGAATGGCTGGAGCGAAGGCTCGCCGGAAAGAAGGCCAGCTCGTCCGACCCTCGCATGCTCCACGGCTTTTTCACCTACGACTACTTTGCGATGCTGCGGGAGATCAGTCCCGGCGGCAAGTGGTCCACCAGCACGCAGTGGACCGAGGTGCATTTCCCGATGGCCTTCGTCGTGCTGGGGCCGACAACCGTCGTTCCCTGGACCGAACAATAACGACAAGAGATACGGGGCCCCCGAATGCCGAGACCTCGACTCATCGCCGTCGCCCTCCTGTGCTGGTGCCTGACCCCATCGTCAGCCTTCGCCTGGGGCGAGAAGGGCCACCGGATTGTCGCTCTCATCGCGTTGGAGCATCTGAGCCCGGCCGCCAAAAAGGGAGTCGCCGCCTTGCTGTCTGCCGACCCGGATGGCCGCGTGCGGACCCTGGACGACGCCGCGGTCTGGCCGGACTGGATCAAGCAGGAACGCCCGGAGACCAAGCCCTGGCACTTCGTGGACATCGAGTACTCGAAGAACTCCTATTCGCGCGCGGCGGATTGCCCGGGGAATGACCACTCGGATTGCATCATCGTGCGGATCGATCGGTTCCTTGGCGTTCTCGGCAATCAGGGCGCGAGCACGGCGGAGCGGCGCGAAGCCCTCAAGTTCCTTGCTCACCTGGTCGGAGACATCCACCAGCCCCTGCACTGCGCCGAGCGGAATCACGACCGCGGCGGCAACAACGTGAAGGTGAAATGGTTCGGCAAGAAGATGAACCTGCACCTCCTCTGGGACGCGGGCATCATCGACCGGGCCGGCCTGACGGCGGAGGAGTTCACGGAGCTGCTGCTGGAAGACGAAACTGCGCCTCCGGTCAGCGCCCAGCAGGCCGGCACCGTCGTCGCCTGGGCCGAAGCCGCTCACACCCTCGCCCGCACCCATGCTTACAAAGGGCTGGGCAGCGGATTACTGGGGCAGAAGTACTACGACCAGACGGCGGACGTCGTCGACGAGCAACTCCTGAAAGCGGGGCTGCGTCTGGCGCGGCTCATCAACTCGGCGTTTTAGAGGAACGATTCATGCCACCCACTCCAAGCGGCGTCACCGGCACCGTTTACATCTTCTGGGATGACGACCACGACCTCGAAGAAACGGTCGACAAGTATCGCGCGTGCGTTCAGTCCGCGAATACAGTGGGCGGCTGCACGGTGCGCAGCCGCGTTGTAGAGGTCGGGGACACCACGGCGCCCGGTTTCAAGTACTGGTCCACGAAGGCCACCATTGAAGTCGTGGGTGTGAGGGACGGTGAAGTCGTTGACCGCCTGAGAAATCCGAGCGTGAAATGTGCCGCCATCCACACAATGGTTAGCGAGATGTGCTCATGACAGCCCACCGACGGGCGGCCATTGTTGTCATCGCGAGTGTTGCCCTCGCCACCTTCGCGGCCGTCGAAGCGGCCGTCGCACAGGACCCGGTGCCGAGCACGCTGGCGCCAGCCGCCTTCGTGAGTGGACTGGAAGCGTCCTCACCACAGAGCAGCGGCGCGGATGCACCGCTGCAACCCCTCATCGATCGGCGCAGCACCATCCGGATTGCTGTTGATAACGACAAGGCAAGGGCGGAGTGCCAGCGCATTCAGGCCGCCCGGTGTCTGGTCACCCTGCGCGTGCAGGCACGGCTCCAGAAGAAAGGGGCGGCCACGATGACGCCTCTACCCCTCGACAACTACACGTCGGTCGAAGAGGCGACAGTTAAGGACAAGCCCACGTACTCGATGGTGACGCACGACAAGACCATTGAGATCACCAGGGGTGACAGCGGCTACGGGCTTGATCAGACTGCCCCTGGCACCTTCATCAGCCTGGCCGCCCTTGGCGTGCAGCCCGGCGACCGCCTCTATCTGAAGATCACCAATATCCGGAATCAGTTGGACATGGACTACATCACGGAGGTGGGCGAGTTCGGCTGGAACAGCCGCGTCGCAGATTCGTTTCTCCTGTTGCGGCGGTTGAAGGTGTCGGAGCAGGACGAGAAGGATGGCGTCAAGGACGTCAATTTCCGGCCCGCGCCCGGCGTGAGCTTTGGGTGGGTCTACACCTCGCGCACCAATGCGTTCTGGCGGGCTGTCGCTCCGGGTCTGGGATACGGTGTGTCGTTCACTGACTGGAGCGACCCGGCCTTCGACCCTGCAACCGGGAAATTCGCAAAGGGAACCGAGTCGAGCAAGATTGAGATCGCGGCGGGTCCGATCGTGACGCTCTTCGACAACACCCTACAGCTGTCGTTCGGCTGGAATCTTAATGTGCGCCAGGATCGGCGTTACGTCGCGATCGGTTTCAGCTTCTTCAAGCTGAGTGAGAAACTCACGTCGTTGATCAAGCAGTAAGAAACGGGCACGCAATGGACAACGCCGAATTGGTCAGCTCGCTGTTTCCACAGGAACTCGGAACCGCCGCAGCGGGCGAGGCCAGGATCTCTTTCAGGAACACCGGCACGGACGTGTGGACGCGCGCGGCCGGATGCCGCCTGGGCGCGGTCGATGACTTCGATCCGTTCTACAAGCGCGACACGCGCGTGGACCTGCCGGACGGTGCAGTCGTTCGACCGGGAGAGACTTTCGAGTTTCAGTTCGCGCTTCAGGCGCCGGCGGCTCCCGGGTCCTATCACACCAACTGGCAGATGATCCGCGAAGGGGTAAGTTGGTTCGGTCCGATCGTCGCGGCCGACATCGCCGTCACTGGCGACCACGTCGTCGATGCGAGCACCATCGATCAGAAGCTCCTGATGGGGTATCAGGGCTGGTTCGGATGCCGCGGTGATGGTTCCGTCGTGAATGACTGGCAGCATTGGTCCGAGCGCACGCCGCCAGGCCCGGAAAGCGTCCGCGTTGATTTGTGGCCCGACACGCGCGACTACGACGCGGATGAACTCTTCGACACTCAGTTCAGGTTCCCCGATGGCTCCCCGGCCCGCGTGTTTTCGAGTTACAACGCGAAGACCATTCGCAGGCACTTCGGTTGGATGAAGCAATACGGAATCGACGGCGTGTCGATCGGCCGTTTCACGGTGGGCGTGAACAACCCCGTCGATGTCCAGAAGACGCTGCGCCAGCTTGAACACGTGCGCCAGGCCGCCGAGGAACACGGGCGGGTCATCTTCATCGCGTACGACATCACTGGGCACAATGAGGCCACGCTGATTCAGGACATCCAGCGCGACTGGGTCAGGCTGGTCGACGAGGTCCGGATCACGGACAGCCCGAGCTACCTCAGGCACCACGGGCAGCCGCTGCTGATGCTGTGGGGCCTCGCGGCGGAGAACAGGCCCGGGGGGCCGGAACAGGCGACCCGGATTCTCCGGTTCTTTCAGCAGAACGGCAACGCGCGTTACCGCGCCACGATCATGGGAGGCGTCCCAACGACGTGGCGACAGCTCGGGACGCAAGATCCCCGTTGGGCCGAGGTGTTTCGGCTCTTCGACGTCATCTGCCCGTGGATGGTGAATCAGTTCACGAACGAGGCTGACGCCGTTGCCTGGTACCGCGATGTCTTCGTCGGTGACATTGGCGATTGCCGCGCGCGCGGCGCCGGATATGTGGCGACCGTGTTCCCGGGGTTCTCGTGGCGCAACGTGGAGACCAGAAATGGCAGGCCCCAGCCGCCGCCGCTGAACGAAGTTCCCCGCCACGGCGGCAGGTTCTACTGGAGGCAGGTTTATGAGGCCGTCCAGGCCGGCTCAACCGCGGTCCTCTGCGCGATGTTCGACGAGTGTGACGAAGGCACCGCGATGTTCAAGGTCGCCGAATCCCAGACGCAGACACCAGTTGGATGCGGTTTTGTAACGCTGGACGCTGATGGCCAGGCGTTACCCAGCGATTGGTACCTCAGACTGGCGGGCGAGACCGGCAGGATGCTGCGAGGCGAGGTTCCAGCCACAGAGGCCATCCCGATCGCACCGTGATGGATGACGACACCAGTCTGGAGGCTGACGCAACGACGGCGGGCGACTGACACAGCCTACTCACGCGGACATGGGCTGATCTGGCCCAAGGAGCCCGGCGTCCACCGATTGGTTCCATGCTTGGTTGTTGACCTTTTTTGAACGCCCCTTCAGAATGCCTGCCGGGCTTCGGTGGCGGCAGGAAAGAGGCTAAAGGAGACTATGCCGTTCAGCAGTAACGACCTACCGGCCATCGTTAAGCAACTGGAGGTGATGGCGACGTTCGACCAGGTCAAGGATCTCTTCAGGCAGCGGCAAGTCGTGTTCTCAGCTCCGAATTGGGAAACGTTCGTTGGTGAGCGCCTCTACCCGGCGGTCGAGAAGGGCACCATCACGGCGGACCACCTCGGCAACCTCCTCGCCCAAGCCGAAGAGCATGGCAGCCAGCACGTGATGCTCTACCGCGCGCCGAAGAGCCGGGCCGTAGCGTCGGTCAATGACGCCAAGGTCCGACAGGGGATAAAGCATTCAGGTTTCGGTGACATTCTAGACGCGCCGCGCGTTCTTGACGGCGCAGACCAGCCGACATGGATAGAAGCACGCGTCGAATTGACGCCGAACGCGCAGCCCAAAGCGCTGGTTGTGAAGCAGGTTGCGACCCGCGAGCACCTCGAACGTCTCGATGAGAAGCGCGAAGGCACGCGCATGAGAGTCGAGTACGACATTCAAAAGAGGCGAGCGATTAATCTCGTCAAACTGCACGTTGACGGACTCGTCGAAGTGCGCATTCAGACCCACCAGCG
The Vicinamibacterales bacterium genome window above contains:
- a CDS encoding S1/P1 nuclease, with product MPRPRLIAVALLCWCLTPSSAFAWGEKGHRIVALIALEHLSPAAKKGVAALLSADPDGRVRTLDDAAVWPDWIKQERPETKPWHFVDIEYSKNSYSRAADCPGNDHSDCIIVRIDRFLGVLGNQGASTAERREALKFLAHLVGDIHQPLHCAERNHDRGGNNVKVKWFGKKMNLHLLWDAGIIDRAGLTAEEFTELLLEDETAPPVSAQQAGTVVAWAEAAHTLARTHAYKGLGSGLLGQKYYDQTADVVDEQLLKAGLRLARLINSAF
- a CDS encoding NBR1-Ig-like domain-containing protein — encoded protein: MDNAELVSSLFPQELGTAAAGEARISFRNTGTDVWTRAAGCRLGAVDDFDPFYKRDTRVDLPDGAVVRPGETFEFQFALQAPAAPGSYHTNWQMIREGVSWFGPIVAADIAVTGDHVVDASTIDQKLLMGYQGWFGCRGDGSVVNDWQHWSERTPPGPESVRVDLWPDTRDYDADELFDTQFRFPDGSPARVFSSYNAKTIRRHFGWMKQYGIDGVSIGRFTVGVNNPVDVQKTLRQLEHVRQAAEEHGRVIFIAYDITGHNEATLIQDIQRDWVRLVDEVRITDSPSYLRHHGQPLLMLWGLAAENRPGGPEQATRILRFFQQNGNARYRATIMGGVPTTWRQLGTQDPRWAEVFRLFDVICPWMVNQFTNEADAVAWYRDVFVGDIGDCRARGAGYVATVFPGFSWRNVETRNGRPQPPPLNEVPRHGGRFYWRQVYEAVQAGSTAVLCAMFDECDEGTAMFKVAESQTQTPVGCGFVTLDADGQALPSDWYLRLAGETGRMLRGEVPATEAIPIAP